A genomic region of Vicinamibacterales bacterium contains the following coding sequences:
- a CDS encoding glycosyltransferase family A protein, with amino-acid sequence MTRAMQARPSISAIVCAFNEERLLPAALHSLLAQTRIPDEIIVVNNASTDGTRQVARAVPGVRVVEEPRKGLLWARAAGRVAARGDVLFYMDADCRAPLRLIERLERRFLRSPSTVAVTGPYRFYDWDRIGVAGARLYDYTLAPLAHFTAHHLLGAGAVLYGGNFAVRAWALEMIGGFDTTIEFHGEDTNLGRRLTRIGAVELAYDCVVATSARRYKALGRGRVFRLYVGNFWSEMIHHRPKDFAHDDIRV; translated from the coding sequence ATGACGCGTGCCATGCAGGCAAGGCCGTCGATCTCGGCGATCGTCTGCGCGTTCAACGAGGAACGGCTGCTGCCGGCGGCGCTGCACTCGCTGTTGGCGCAGACGCGCATCCCCGACGAGATCATCGTCGTCAACAACGCCAGTACGGACGGGACGCGTCAGGTGGCGCGGGCGGTGCCGGGCGTGCGCGTCGTCGAGGAGCCCCGCAAGGGGTTGCTCTGGGCGCGCGCGGCCGGCCGCGTGGCGGCGCGCGGCGACGTCCTCTTCTACATGGACGCCGACTGCCGCGCGCCGCTACGGCTGATCGAGCGCCTCGAACGGCGGTTCCTGCGCTCGCCCTCGACGGTCGCGGTGACCGGCCCCTACCGCTTCTATGACTGGGACCGGATCGGCGTCGCCGGCGCGCGACTCTACGACTACACGCTGGCGCCGCTCGCGCACTTCACCGCGCACCACCTGCTGGGCGCCGGCGCGGTGCTCTACGGCGGAAACTTCGCGGTGCGCGCCTGGGCGCTCGAGATGATCGGCGGCTTCGACACGACGATCGAATTCCACGGCGAGGACACGAATCTTGGGCGCCGCCTGACGCGCATCGGCGCCGTCGAGCTGGCCTACGACTGCGTGGTCGCCACGTCCGCGCGCCGCTACAAGGCGCTCGGGCGCGGCCGCGTGTTCCGGCTATACGTCGGTAACTTCTGGTCGGAAATGATCCATCACCGGCCGAAGGATTTCGCGCACGACGATATCCGCGTCTGA
- a CDS encoding PHP-associated domain-containing protein: MKVDTHVHTVFSGPSTIRGFGRLLRECYNSPEGVYRRAKARGMDLVAITDHDAIDGALALADRPDVIIGSEVTGVFPEDGVRVHLGVLGLNESQHRDIQRLRFNVRELMQYLNREELFVSLNHVASRINGHVTAAHIAALMPWVNGIEVRNGSRLPVQNRTASALAEACRKVRVGGSDSHTQRGIGRSYIDAPHATTREAFLSELHAGRVTVHGREGNYLTMASDIIRVASNFYRESTTDLVSKPLDYRSHVVFATGLAILPLMTQPLVVAVAHFMLEARFNRALLVDLVARPAAGRLRGAWSR, encoded by the coding sequence GTGAAAGTCGACACGCACGTCCACACGGTGTTCTCCGGCCCGTCCACGATTCGTGGATTCGGCCGGCTGCTCCGCGAGTGCTACAACTCGCCCGAGGGCGTCTACCGCCGCGCCAAGGCGCGCGGCATGGATCTGGTGGCGATCACGGATCACGATGCGATCGACGGCGCGCTGGCGCTCGCCGACCGGCCCGACGTCATCATCGGTTCGGAAGTGACCGGCGTTTTCCCAGAGGACGGCGTTCGCGTGCATCTGGGGGTGCTCGGGCTGAATGAATCACAGCACCGCGACATTCAGCGACTCCGCTTCAACGTGCGCGAGCTGATGCAGTACCTGAACCGCGAGGAGCTGTTCGTCTCGCTCAATCACGTCGCGTCGCGCATCAACGGACACGTGACGGCGGCGCACATCGCGGCGCTGATGCCCTGGGTCAACGGCATCGAAGTGCGCAACGGCTCGCGCCTGCCGGTGCAGAACCGGACGGCGTCGGCGCTGGCCGAGGCGTGCCGCAAGGTGCGCGTCGGCGGCAGCGACTCGCACACCCAGCGCGGCATCGGCCGCAGCTACATCGACGCGCCGCACGCCACGACGCGCGAGGCGTTCCTGAGCGAACTGCACGCCGGCCGCGTCACGGTGCACGGGCGCGAAGGCAACTACCTGACCATGGCTTCGGACATCATACGGGTCGCCTCGAACTTCTATCGCGAGAGCACGACCGATCTGGTGTCGAAGCCGCTCGACTACCGGAGCCACGTCGTGTTCGCGACCGGGCTGGCGATACTGCCGCTGATGACGCAGCCGCTGGTCGTCGCCGTCGCGCACTTCATGCTCGAGGCGCGCTTCAATCGAGCGCTGCTGGTCGATCTGGTGGCGCGGCCGGCTGCGGGGCGGCTGCGCGGCGCGTGGTCGCGATGA